The Sagittula sp. P11 genome window below encodes:
- a CDS encoding ASKHA domain-containing protein, which translates to MAQDPLVIFTPSGKRGRFPVGTPVLTAARQLGVDLDSVCGGRGICSKCQITPSYGDFSKHGVHVAQDALSEWNSVEERYDRVRGLKTGRRLGCQATVQSDVVIDVPPESQVHRQVVRKAAADRVIEMDPATRLFYVEVAEPDMHDPTGDQQRLAKALSEQWEIADLEVDPKILPVLQKVLRKGDWKVTVALHRTHAEARPRLIALWPGLHEAGIFGLAIDLGSTTIAAHLTNLDTGAVVASAGIMNPQIRFGEDLMSRVSYAMMNPGGEREMTAAVREAIDTLATDIAKEAEIDTGSILETVFVCNPVMHHLLLGIDPVELGQAPFALATSDALHLSAVELGLTALPASARIYILPCIAGHVGADAAAVALAEQPGKSEDLALIVDVGTNAEILLGDTSRTLACSSPTGPAFEGAQISSGQRAAPGAIEAIRIDPETKEPRFRVIGCDLWSDEDGFSEATAQTGITGICGSGIIEAVAEMRMAGLLDPSGLIGSAEATGTGRSLPAGRTHEYLIYDGTAEGGPKITVTQGDIRAIQLAKSALYAGARLLMDTRGVDQVDRVVLAGAFGAHISPKHAMVLGMIPDVPLNKVTSAGNAAGTGARIALCSLKARREIETTVRRITKVETAIEPRFQEHFVAANAIPHATDPFPELKKVVTLPQVSFNVGGDGSGGGRRRRRS; encoded by the coding sequence ATGGCCCAGGACCCCCTCGTGATCTTCACCCCTTCCGGCAAGCGCGGACGCTTCCCGGTGGGCACGCCCGTGCTGACGGCAGCACGGCAACTGGGGGTCGATCTCGATTCGGTCTGCGGCGGGCGCGGCATCTGCTCCAAGTGCCAGATCACGCCCTCCTATGGCGACTTCTCGAAACATGGGGTGCATGTCGCGCAGGATGCGCTGTCCGAATGGAACAGCGTCGAGGAACGCTATGACCGCGTGCGCGGGCTGAAGACCGGCCGCCGCCTCGGCTGCCAGGCCACCGTGCAGTCCGACGTGGTCATCGACGTGCCGCCGGAAAGCCAGGTGCACCGGCAGGTCGTCCGCAAGGCCGCCGCCGACCGGGTGATCGAGATGGACCCGGCCACACGGCTTTTCTACGTCGAGGTGGCAGAGCCCGACATGCACGACCCCACCGGCGACCAGCAGCGGCTGGCAAAGGCGCTCTCCGAACAGTGGGAGATCGCCGATCTGGAGGTCGACCCGAAGATCCTGCCGGTCCTGCAGAAGGTCCTGCGCAAGGGCGATTGGAAGGTGACGGTGGCACTGCACCGAACCCATGCGGAGGCGCGCCCCCGGCTGATCGCGCTTTGGCCCGGCCTGCACGAGGCGGGGATCTTCGGGCTGGCCATCGACCTCGGCTCCACCACCATCGCCGCGCACCTGACGAACCTCGATACGGGCGCGGTCGTCGCCTCCGCGGGCATCATGAACCCGCAGATCCGCTTCGGCGAGGACCTGATGTCGCGCGTCTCCTACGCGATGATGAACCCCGGCGGCGAACGCGAGATGACCGCCGCCGTGCGCGAGGCTATCGACACGCTGGCCACCGACATCGCGAAGGAGGCGGAGATCGACACCGGGTCGATCCTGGAAACCGTCTTCGTCTGCAACCCGGTGATGCACCACCTGCTGCTGGGCATCGACCCGGTGGAGCTGGGACAGGCGCCCTTCGCGCTGGCCACCTCCGACGCGTTGCACCTCTCGGCGGTGGAACTGGGCCTGACCGCCCTGCCCGCGTCCGCGCGGATCTACATCCTGCCCTGCATCGCCGGGCACGTGGGCGCCGACGCCGCCGCCGTAGCGCTGGCCGAGCAGCCGGGCAAGTCCGAGGACCTCGCCCTGATCGTCGACGTGGGCACCAATGCCGAAATCCTGCTGGGCGACACCTCCCGCACGCTGGCCTGTTCCTCGCCCACCGGCCCCGCTTTCGAAGGGGCGCAGATCTCCTCCGGCCAGCGCGCGGCGCCCGGCGCGATCGAGGCGATCCGCATCGACCCCGAGACCAAGGAACCGCGCTTCCGCGTCATCGGCTGCGACCTCTGGTCCGACGAGGACGGCTTTTCCGAGGCCACGGCACAGACTGGCATCACCGGCATCTGCGGCTCCGGCATCATCGAGGCGGTGGCCGAGATGCGCATGGCCGGGCTGCTGGACCCCTCCGGCCTCATCGGCTCGGCCGAGGCCACAGGCACCGGACGCTCCCTGCCCGCGGGCCGCACCCATGAATACCTGATCTACGACGGCACCGCCGAGGGCGGACCGAAGATCACCGTGACCCAGGGCGACATCCGCGCGATCCAGCTTGCCAAGTCCGCGCTCTATGCGGGCGCACGGCTCCTGATGGACACGCGCGGCGTCGACCAGGTCGACCGCGTGGTGCTGGCCGGGGCCTTCGGTGCGCATATCTCGCCGAAACACGCCATGGTGCTGGGCATGATCCCGGACGTGCCGCTCAACAAGGTGACTTCTGCGGGCAACGCCGCCGGAACCGGCGCGCGCATCGCGCTCTGCTCGCTCAAGGCCCGTCGCGAGATCGAGACGACCGTGCGCCGCATCACCAAGGTGGAAACCGCCATCGAGCCGCGCTTCCAGGAACATTTCGTCGCCGCGAACGCGATCCCGCATGCCACCGACCCCTTCCCGGAACTGAAGAAGGTCGTGACCCTGCCGCAGGTCTCCTTCAACGTGGGCGGGGACGGATCCGGCGGCGGTCGCCGTCGGCGGCGCAGCTGA
- a CDS encoding DsrE family protein, whose product MRLMARALFALTFGIFVLAQPAMANERYGTQKVVYHINEDGGEDSKGYMGAMRNIQNHINAVGAGNLEVVVVMHGNGVGLVMNAKKDDRLQTAIGSLKSQNVAFHVCNNTLEGRNINYGDDLYDVWEEDIVPSGVAELSRLQAMGYTYIKP is encoded by the coding sequence ATGAGACTTATGGCAAGGGCGCTTTTCGCGCTGACATTCGGCATTTTCGTTCTGGCGCAGCCCGCGATGGCAAATGAACGCTACGGCACCCAGAAGGTCGTCTACCACATCAACGAGGACGGCGGCGAGGACAGCAAGGGCTACATGGGCGCGATGCGCAACATCCAGAACCACATCAACGCGGTGGGCGCAGGGAACCTCGAGGTGGTCGTGGTGATGCACGGCAATGGCGTGGGCCTCGTGATGAACGCCAAGAAGGACGACCGCCTGCAGACCGCCATCGGCTCTCTGAAAAGCCAGAACGTCGCTTTCCACGTCTGCAACAACACCCTCGAAGGCCGCAACATCAACTACGGCGACGACCTCTACGACGTCTGGGAAGAGGACATCGTCCCCTCCGGCGTGGCCGAACTCTCTCGCCTCCAGGCGATGGGATACACCTACATCAAACCCTGA
- a CDS encoding CaiB/BaiF CoA-transferase family protein, which translates to MTAPLKGYTILDLTHVLAGPFCTVTMADMGATVIKVEPPESGDDTRTFPPFKDGKSAYFAAINHGKKSIALNLKEDNDRAIFEKLLPRADVIVENYRPGVMERLGYGWETLHAAYPRLVYGAVSGFGHTGPDAKRPAYDMVVQARGGVMSITGEKDREPVRVGASIGDIVAGMFLTQGILAALLDRERTGKGRKIDVAMLDSQLAILEHAVALTTVTGKAPGPSGARHPSITPFETFHASDGLFVIAAGNDRLFERLCIALNLPISDDERFATNPARCQNARLLKRLIEAVTLENTRAHWIAKLTAAGIPTGPIQTVDQVLKDPQILARNMVVDVLDKNGRQAFKAAGNPIKMTDAPDPTSRSPAPDLDGNRGEILRWLEQS; encoded by the coding sequence ATGACCGCCCCACTCAAAGGCTATACGATCCTCGACCTGACGCATGTCCTGGCGGGGCCCTTCTGCACCGTCACGATGGCCGACATGGGCGCCACCGTCATCAAGGTGGAGCCGCCCGAGTCCGGCGACGACACGCGCACCTTCCCGCCCTTCAAGGACGGCAAGTCCGCCTACTTCGCCGCGATCAACCACGGCAAGAAGTCCATCGCGCTCAACCTCAAGGAAGACAACGACCGCGCGATCTTCGAAAAGCTCCTGCCGCGCGCCGACGTGATCGTCGAGAACTACCGCCCCGGCGTGATGGAACGCCTGGGCTACGGCTGGGAAACCCTGCACGCCGCCTACCCCCGGCTGGTCTACGGCGCGGTGTCGGGCTTTGGCCACACCGGCCCGGATGCCAAGCGCCCGGCCTACGACATGGTCGTTCAGGCGCGCGGCGGCGTCATGTCGATCACCGGCGAGAAGGACCGCGAGCCGGTGCGCGTCGGCGCCTCCATCGGCGATATCGTGGCGGGCATGTTCCTGACGCAGGGCATCCTCGCCGCGCTGCTGGACCGCGAACGCACCGGCAAGGGCCGCAAGATCGACGTGGCGATGCTCGACAGCCAGCTCGCGATCCTCGAACACGCCGTGGCGCTGACCACCGTCACCGGCAAGGCGCCCGGCCCCTCCGGCGCGCGCCATCCCTCGATCACCCCGTTCGAGACCTTCCACGCCTCCGACGGGCTGTTCGTGATCGCCGCCGGGAACGACCGGCTGTTCGAGCGGCTCTGCATCGCGCTGAACCTGCCGATCTCCGACGACGAACGCTTTGCCACCAACCCCGCGCGCTGCCAGAACGCGCGCCTGCTGAAGCGGCTGATCGAGGCGGTGACGCTCGAGAACACCCGCGCCCACTGGATCGCCAAGCTGACGGCGGCGGGCATCCCCACCGGCCCGATCCAGACCGTCGACCAGGTGCTGAAGGACCCGCAGATCCTCGCGCGCAACATGGTGGTCGACGTGCTGGACAAGAACGGGCGGCAGGCGTTCAAGGCCGCGGGCAACCCGATCAAGATGACCGACGCGCCCGATCCGACCTCGCGCAGCCCGGCGCCGGATCTCGACGGAAATCGCGGCGAAATCCTGCGCTGGCTGGAGCAATCCTGA
- the speB gene encoding agmatinase, which translates to MTHGYESGRLNLPFTGICTFARSPYQPDWSALDADVAVLGAPFDAGTQWRAGARFGPRGVREASTLFSFGHAGAYDHEDDITYLEGVRIVDMGDADIVHTDTETSHANIRKGVEAALKAGTLPVTIGGDHSINIPCIEAYEGHAPFHVLQIDAHLDFVDVRHGVTRGHGNPMRRASEKPWVSGLTQLGIRNVSSTAREGYEDARARGSDILSVRQVRKLGPEATAARIPEGVPVYITIDIDAFCPSIAPGTGTPSHGGFLYYDVLEILQQVARTHKVVGIDLVEVAPDYDPTGSTSILAAQVLLNLLGFIFAKG; encoded by the coding sequence ATGACACATGGTTACGAATCCGGCCGCCTGAACCTGCCCTTCACCGGCATCTGCACCTTTGCCCGCAGCCCGTACCAGCCGGACTGGAGCGCGCTCGACGCCGATGTGGCGGTGCTCGGCGCGCCCTTCGACGCAGGCACGCAATGGCGCGCCGGTGCCCGCTTCGGCCCGCGCGGGGTGCGCGAGGCTTCGACCCTGTTCAGCTTCGGCCATGCGGGCGCCTACGACCACGAGGACGACATCACCTATCTCGAAGGGGTGCGGATCGTGGACATGGGCGACGCCGACATCGTCCACACCGACACGGAGACCAGTCACGCCAACATCCGCAAGGGCGTGGAGGCTGCGCTGAAGGCAGGCACCCTGCCCGTCACCATCGGCGGCGACCATTCGATCAACATCCCCTGCATCGAGGCCTACGAGGGCCACGCCCCCTTCCACGTCCTGCAGATCGACGCGCACCTCGATTTCGTCGACGTCCGCCACGGCGTGACGCGCGGCCACGGCAACCCGATGCGCCGCGCCTCGGAAAAACCCTGGGTCAGCGGGCTGACGCAACTGGGCATCCGCAACGTGTCCTCCACCGCGCGCGAGGGGTACGAGGATGCCCGCGCCCGGGGCTCGGACATCCTGTCGGTGCGGCAGGTGCGCAAGCTCGGGCCGGAGGCGACCGCCGCCCGCATCCCCGAGGGCGTGCCGGTCTACATCACCATCGACATCGACGCCTTCTGCCCGTCGATCGCGCCGGGAACGGGCACGCCCAGCCACGGCGGTTTCCTCTACTATGACGTGCTGGAAATCCTCCAGCAGGTGGCGCGCACCCACAAGGTCGTGGGCATCGACCTGGTGGAGGTCGCGCCGGACTACGATCCCACCGGCTCCACCTCGATCCTCGCGGCGCAGGTGCTGCTGAACCTCCTCGGCTTCATCTTCGCGAAGGGCTGA
- the guaB gene encoding IMP dehydrogenase, which produces MEIREALTFDDVLLVPAASVVLPSTADTRTRVTKSIKMNIPLLSSAMDTVTESRMAITMAQAGGIGVIHKNLSVDEQAREVRRVKRFESGIVYNPVTLTPEQTLADAKALTERYGFTGFPVVDEKHRVVGIVTNRDMRFAQKDETPVKAMMTSDRLAILTEPADREEAISLMRARRIEKLLVTDKDGKLTGLLTLKDTEKAVLNPTACKDELGRLRVAAATGVGDSGYERSEALVDAGVDIIVVDTAHGHSRGVLEAVTRAKRLSNEVQVIAGNVATADATKALIDAGADAVKVGIGPGSICTTRMVAGVGMPQLTAIMDCAQAAGDVPVIADGGIKFSGDFAKAIAAGASCAMVGSMIAGTDESPGEVILYQGRSFKAYRGMGSLGAMARGSADRYFQKDAASDKLVPEGIEGQVPYKGPAGVVIHQLVGGLRAAMGYTGNATVEDMRRNCTFVKITGAGLKESHVHDVQITRESPNYRIG; this is translated from the coding sequence ATGGAGATTCGCGAGGCGCTCACCTTCGATGACGTTCTTCTTGTTCCCGCCGCATCCGTGGTGCTTCCGTCCACCGCAGACACGCGCACCCGGGTGACGAAGTCGATCAAGATGAACATTCCGCTGCTCAGCTCGGCCATGGACACGGTGACCGAAAGCCGGATGGCGATCACCATGGCGCAGGCCGGGGGGATCGGGGTCATCCACAAGAACCTCTCCGTCGACGAGCAGGCGCGCGAGGTCCGGCGGGTCAAGCGCTTCGAATCGGGCATCGTCTACAATCCCGTCACCCTGACCCCCGAACAGACGCTGGCGGACGCCAAGGCGCTGACGGAACGCTACGGCTTCACCGGCTTCCCGGTGGTGGACGAGAAGCACCGCGTCGTGGGGATCGTGACCAACCGCGACATGCGCTTTGCCCAGAAGGACGAGACGCCGGTCAAGGCGATGATGACTTCGGATCGGCTGGCGATCCTGACCGAACCCGCCGACCGCGAGGAGGCGATCAGCCTGATGCGTGCGCGCCGGATCGAGAAGCTCCTGGTCACCGACAAGGACGGCAAGCTGACCGGCCTCCTGACGCTGAAGGACACCGAGAAGGCCGTGCTGAACCCGACCGCCTGCAAGGACGAGCTGGGTCGGCTGCGGGTCGCGGCGGCCACGGGCGTCGGCGACTCGGGCTATGAACGGTCGGAGGCGCTGGTCGATGCCGGGGTCGACATCATCGTCGTGGACACCGCGCACGGCCATTCGCGCGGGGTGCTGGAGGCGGTGACGCGGGCGAAGCGGCTGTCGAACGAGGTGCAGGTCATCGCGGGCAACGTGGCGACGGCGGACGCCACGAAGGCGCTGATCGACGCGGGCGCGGATGCGGTCAAGGTCGGGATCGGGCCGGGCTCCATCTGCACGACGCGGATGGTGGCCGGTGTCGGCATGCCGCAGCTTACCGCCATCATGGACTGCGCGCAGGCGGCGGGCGACGTGCCGGTGATCGCCGATGGCGGCATCAAGTTCTCCGGCGACTTCGCCAAGGCCATCGCGGCGGGCGCTTCCTGCGCCATGGTCGGCTCGATGATCGCGGGCACGGACGAAAGCCCGGGCGAGGTGATCCTCTACCAGGGCCGGTCCTTCAAGGCCTATCGCGGCATGGGGTCGCTTGGCGCCATGGCGCGCGGCTCGGCGGACCGCTATTTCCAGAAGGATGCCGCAAGCGACAAGCTGGTGCCCGAGGGGATCGAGGGGCAGGTGCCCTACAAGGGCCCGGCGGGCGTGGTCATCCACCAGCTCGTGGGCGGTCTGCGCGCGGCGATGGGCTATACCGGCAACGCGACGGTCGAGGACATGCGGCGCAACTGCACCTTCGTGAAGATCACCGGCGCGGGTCTGAAGGAAAGCCACGTCCACGACGTGCAGATCACCCGCGAGTCGCCCAACTACCGGATCGGCTGA
- a CDS encoding MBL fold metallo-hydrolase has product MDGAGTPGVDRFVSGEVEVLCLTDGSTVLPPEVFPALDADTRAARLAARGMEDITTAFNAYVLRHAGGIDLVDTGCGSLVGEGAGHMVRLMAELGIAPGDVDRIIFTHLHGDHVGGAFGDGGLVFPQAEVLMHRAEADHWRGKDAPGGRMVAEAGRLVLLEDGADLGHGMRLWHLPGHTPGHSGLRIGALAIVADIAHAEALQLPDPNLSPTYDVDPVQAAETRLAALSRVAAEGLVWSGCHMLGPQKFARLARDGDGFARVAL; this is encoded by the coding sequence ATGGACGGCGCGGGCACGCCCGGGGTGGACCGCTTCGTCTCCGGCGAGGTGGAGGTCCTGTGCCTGACCGACGGCAGCACCGTGCTGCCGCCGGAGGTCTTTCCTGCGCTCGACGCCGACACCCGCGCCGCGCGGCTGGCGGCCCGCGGGATGGAGGACATCACCACCGCCTTCAACGCCTACGTGCTGCGGCACGCGGGCGGGATCGACCTCGTGGACACGGGATGCGGATCGCTGGTGGGCGAGGGCGCGGGCCACATGGTGCGCCTCATGGCGGAGCTCGGGATCGCGCCGGGCGACGTGGACCGCATCATCTTCACCCACCTGCACGGCGACCATGTCGGCGGCGCGTTCGGCGACGGTGGCCTTGTCTTTCCGCAGGCCGAAGTGCTGATGCACCGCGCGGAGGCGGACCACTGGCGCGGCAAGGACGCGCCCGGCGGCCGCATGGTGGCAGAGGCGGGGCGGCTCGTGCTGCTGGAGGACGGGGCCGACCTGGGCCACGGCATGCGGCTCTGGCACCTGCCGGGACATACGCCGGGCCACAGCGGCCTGCGGATCGGCGCGCTGGCGATCGTGGCGGACATCGCGCACGCCGAGGCTCTGCAACTGCCCGACCCGAACCTGTCGCCGACCTATGACGTGGACCCGGTGCAGGCGGCCGAGACGCGTCTGGCCGCGCTGTCCCGCGTCGCGGCCGAAGGTCTGGTCTGGTCCGGCTGCCACATGCTGGGACCACAGAAGTTTGCCCGCCTCGCGCGGGACGGAGACGGCTTCGCGCGGGTTGCGCTGTGA
- a CDS encoding RsmB/NOP family class I SAM-dependent RNA methyltransferase yields MTPAARIQAAAELIDRIAQGEAAEKALTTWGRTSRFAGSKDRAAVRDHVFDVLRMWRSTAAMGGGESGRARMLGLQRLRGTDPDTLFDGKGHAPAPLSEAERTAGHTPEGADAWDLPDWLADRFLADLGEAAAPTALALRDRAPVFLRVNTLKCDLAAARDRLAAEGVETAPHPLSPTALEVLSGARGLVRTGAFTDGWVELQDAASQAVVDLIPAEGAGRVLDYCAGGGGKTLALAARLPGARIFAHDADPGRMSDLPQRAARAGAEVTVTRKPEGVFDLVMADVPCSGSGAWRRAPEGKWRLTEDRLTDLQGIQQGILATCADRVAPGGCLAYATCSVLAAENEKQIARFLAERPDWRRGPSRQFLPSDGGDGFFVCCLISGRA; encoded by the coding sequence GTGACGCCGGCGGCCCGCATCCAGGCCGCCGCCGAGCTGATCGACCGGATCGCGCAAGGCGAGGCCGCCGAGAAGGCGCTGACCACATGGGGACGTACCTCGCGCTTTGCCGGGTCGAAGGACCGTGCCGCGGTGCGCGATCATGTCTTCGACGTGCTGCGGATGTGGCGGTCAACCGCGGCGATGGGCGGCGGAGAGAGCGGGCGCGCCCGGATGCTCGGCCTCCAGCGTCTGCGCGGCACCGATCCCGATACGCTGTTCGACGGCAAGGGCCATGCGCCCGCACCGCTGTCAGAGGCGGAGCGCACCGCCGGTCATACGCCCGAAGGCGCGGACGCCTGGGACCTGCCGGACTGGCTGGCGGACAGGTTTCTTGCGGACCTTGGCGAGGCCGCCGCTCCGACCGCGCTGGCCCTGCGGGACCGGGCGCCTGTCTTCCTGCGCGTCAACACCCTGAAATGCGATCTGGCGGCGGCGCGGGACCGCCTTGCCGCCGAAGGGGTGGAGACTGCGCCGCATCCCCTGTCGCCCACTGCCCTTGAGGTGCTGTCCGGCGCGCGGGGGCTGGTGCGGACCGGGGCCTTCACCGACGGCTGGGTCGAGCTTCAGGACGCCGCCAGCCAGGCTGTGGTCGATCTGATCCCGGCAGAGGGCGCGGGCCGCGTGCTCGACTATTGCGCCGGGGGCGGGGGCAAGACGCTGGCGCTGGCGGCACGGCTGCCGGGCGCGCGTATCTTCGCCCACGACGCCGATCCGGGCCGGATGTCCGACCTGCCGCAACGCGCGGCGCGGGCCGGGGCGGAGGTCACCGTGACCCGTAAACCCGAAGGGGTCTTCGACCTGGTGATGGCGGATGTGCCCTGCTCCGGAAGCGGCGCGTGGCGCCGTGCGCCCGAAGGCAAGTGGCGCCTGACCGAAGACCGCCTGACGGACCTGCAGGGCATCCAGCAGGGCATCCTTGCGACCTGCGCCGACCGCGTCGCGCCGGGCGGCTGCCTCGCCTATGCCACCTGTTCGGTGCTGGCCGCCGAGAACGAGAAGCAGATCGCGCGGTTCCTCGCGGAGAGACCGGACTGGCGGCGCGGGCCGTCACGGCAGTTCCTGCCCTCGGACGGCGGCGACGGGTTCTTCGTCTGCTGCCTGATCTCGGGCCGCGCCTGA
- a CDS encoding ATP-binding protein yields MEDIIARRGDNLHSLTPIIGSVILIVIAACALWVSQWASAHEVQVAALAVTGALSCVALIWLAVDIYQSGRNRRTLRRLAEFTETEPGFCFICDDSGRLYHANAAARSRFQPAKGEALAQLLRDVFASSEGILYRLWQKSLTTGYAIEDVTSHSEGFRIYVRRFSDDAVLWRLESEAQRSAGTVRSDLPLMSLGRNGAVLYMNAAARSLVGGRAKRLEDVFVDLPLRPGGVHHLSNTEGEQRVLVQSSDIGAGRVELVLSPIATETDPEDSVGTFDGLPVPLLKVSPDGAILRANPEARRMLDLGSTTAPGQLAEHMEGLGRAIKDWLQEAADGRGLHRSEFLRLTRADREVFVQVTLNRVIEDGEKRLVAVLNDATELKTLEAQFVQSQKMQAIGQLAGGVAHDFNNLLTAISGHCDLLLLRHDQGDPDYGDLVQINQNANRAAALVGQLLAFSRKQTMQPEVLDLRDTLSDLAHLLNRLVGEKVRLTLRHDPALPPVRGDRRQLEQVMMNLVVNARDAMPEGGEILVETERRILREPLKRDRAVVAPGTYVSVRVIDEGMGIPADKLQKVFEPFFTTKRTGEGTGLGLSTVYGIVKQTGGFIFVDSVVGQGTCFTLMLPAHEVVAAKAAPVAIKEEARLPQKGSGVVLLVEDEAPVRAFAARALRLRGYTVIEAETAEDALKTLDDEKLAVDVFVTDVVMPGMDGPTWVRKARESRPDTRVVFVSGYAEDAFGEGSEAIPNSVFLPKPFSLSELTETVHQQLN; encoded by the coding sequence GTGGAGGACATCATCGCGCGCCGTGGCGACAATTTGCACAGCCTCACCCCGATTATCGGGTCGGTGATCCTTATCGTCATCGCGGCCTGTGCGCTGTGGGTCTCGCAATGGGCCAGCGCGCATGAGGTGCAGGTGGCCGCCCTTGCCGTGACCGGCGCACTGTCCTGCGTGGCGCTGATCTGGCTGGCCGTCGACATCTACCAGTCGGGCCGCAACCGCCGTACCCTGCGCCGTCTTGCCGAGTTCACCGAGACGGAGCCGGGCTTCTGTTTCATCTGCGACGACAGCGGGCGCCTCTACCACGCCAACGCCGCCGCCCGCAGCCGGTTTCAACCGGCAAAGGGAGAGGCGCTGGCGCAGCTCCTGCGCGACGTCTTTGCCAGCAGCGAGGGCATCCTCTACCGGCTCTGGCAAAAGAGCCTGACGACCGGCTACGCGATCGAGGACGTCACCAGCCATTCCGAGGGTTTTCGCATATATGTCAGACGCTTCTCCGACGACGCTGTGCTCTGGCGGCTGGAGTCGGAGGCGCAGCGCAGCGCCGGGACCGTGCGCAGCGACCTGCCGCTGATGTCGCTGGGCCGGAACGGCGCTGTCCTCTACATGAACGCCGCGGCGCGCAGCCTTGTCGGCGGGCGGGCGAAACGGCTGGAGGATGTCTTCGTCGATCTTCCGCTGCGCCCGGGCGGCGTGCATCACCTCAGCAACACGGAAGGCGAGCAACGGGTGCTGGTGCAGTCGAGCGACATCGGCGCCGGGCGGGTGGAACTGGTGCTCTCGCCCATCGCGACGGAAACGGATCCGGAGGACAGTGTCGGCACCTTCGACGGGCTGCCCGTGCCGCTGCTGAAGGTGTCGCCCGACGGCGCCATCCTGCGCGCCAACCCGGAGGCGCGGCGCATGCTCGACCTCGGCAGCACAACCGCGCCGGGCCAGCTGGCCGAGCACATGGAAGGGCTGGGCCGCGCGATCAAGGACTGGCTGCAGGAGGCGGCGGACGGACGCGGCCTGCACCGCTCGGAGTTTCTGCGCCTGACGCGCGCCGACCGCGAGGTCTTTGTCCAGGTGACGCTGAACCGGGTGATCGAGGACGGGGAGAAGCGGCTGGTCGCCGTGCTGAACGACGCGACCGAGCTCAAGACACTCGAGGCGCAGTTCGTACAGAGCCAGAAGATGCAGGCCATCGGTCAGCTTGCCGGCGGCGTCGCGCATGACTTCAACAACCTTCTGACAGCGATTTCAGGGCATTGCGACCTGTTGTTGCTGCGCCATGATCAGGGCGATCCGGATTACGGCGACCTCGTTCAGATCAACCAGAACGCCAACCGCGCGGCGGCGCTGGTGGGGCAGTTGCTCGCGTTTTCGCGCAAGCAGACCATGCAGCCGGAGGTGCTGGACCTGCGCGACACGCTGTCCGACCTGGCCCACCTGCTGAACCGGCTGGTGGGCGAGAAGGTGCGCCTGACCCTGCGCCACGACCCGGCGCTGCCGCCCGTCCGCGGCGACCGGCGGCAGCTGGAACAGGTGATGATGAACCTCGTGGTGAACGCCCGGGATGCCATGCCCGAAGGCGGCGAGATCCTCGTGGAGACGGAGCGCCGCATCCTGCGCGAACCGTTGAAGCGCGACCGCGCGGTGGTGGCGCCGGGGACCTACGTCTCTGTCCGGGTGATCGACGAGGGCATGGGCATCCCCGCGGACAAGCTGCAGAAGGTGTTCGAGCCGTTCTTTACCACGAAGCGGACGGGCGAGGGCACGGGGCTGGGCCTCTCCACGGTCTACGGCATCGTCAAGCAGACCGGCGGTTTCATCTTCGTCGACAGCGTGGTCGGGCAGGGCACCTGCTTTACCCTGATGCTGCCCGCCCACGAGGTCGTCGCCGCGAAGGCCGCTCCGGTGGCGATCAAGGAAGAGGCCCGCCTGCCACAGAAGGGATCGGGCGTGGTGCTTCTGGTCGAGGACGAGGCGCCGGTGCGCGCCTTTGCCGCCCGAGCCCTCCGGCTGCGCGGCTACACGGTGATCGAGGCGGAGACGGCCGAAGACGCTCTGAAGACCCTCGACGACGAGAAGCTGGCGGTCGATGTCTTTGTCACCGACGTCGTGATGCCGGGCATGGACGGGCCGACCTGGGTGCGCAAGGCCCGCGAAAGCCGCCCCGACACGCGCGTTGTCTTTGTCTCGGGTTATGCAGAGGATGCCTTTGGCGAAGGGTCGGAGGCGATCCCGAACTCCGTCTTCCTGCCCAAACCCTTCTCGCTTTCCGAACTGACCGAGACGGTGCACCAGCAGTTGAACTGA